In Sphaeramia orbicularis chromosome 7, fSphaOr1.1, whole genome shotgun sequence, one genomic interval encodes:
- the LOC115422580 gene encoding glutathione synthetase-like — MAQGILEEVLMNTALVEDLAEVAKDEALLQGVVMRTRETPNSSELVTYAPLTLFPTSVPKAVFLQALAVQTHYNTLVDRISQDSDFLKEALASTIEVDDFTARLFRIYQQILKEGRSQSIVLGLNRSDYMLDQRDDGTSSLKQIEINTIAASFGGLSSRTPDVHRHVLKVAGRFEESQRILDNNPAAGLAQGIAKAWELYGSERAVVVFLVEENQQNIFDHRYVEKELWKRNIRSIRRRFDDVSRTGSLDQDKRLFIDGLEVAVVYFRNGYMPQNYTTEKSWDVRLMMERSQAVKCPDISTHLAGTKKVQQVLARPGVLEKFFPDQPQAVELIRATFAGLYTLDMGPEGDKTVAMALAEPDRFVLKPQREGGGNNIYGSEICQVLEAVKDSTERTAYILMDKIHPAPVHNYLLRRDAPLKMSTCLSELGVFGAYVRRGEDMVMNECVGHLLRTKSSEHSDGGVAAGVAVLDNPLLI, encoded by the exons ATGGCTCAGGGGATTCTTGAAGAGGTTCTGATGAATACTGCACTGGTAGAGGACTTGGCAGAGGTTGCAAAAGATGAAGCACTTTTGCAGGGTGTCGTAATGAGAACTCGAGAGACCCCTAACTCATCAGAG CTGGTGACCTACGCTCCACTCACACTGTTCCCCACATCGGTTCCTAAAGCTGTGTTCCTCCAGGCTCTGGCAGTGCAGACCCACTATAATACACTGGTGGATAGAATCAGCCAGGATTCAGACTTTCTGAAAGAGGCTCTTGCGAG CACTATCGAAGTGGATGACTTCACTGCAAGGTTGTTCAGGATCTACCAACAGATCCTGAAAGAAGGACGGTCTCAG tccATTGTGTTGGGTCTTAATCGGTCTGATTACATGCTGGACCAGAGAGATGATGGGACATCCTCACTGAAACAGATTGAGATCAACACCATCGCTGCTAGTTTTGGGGGTCTATCCTCACGTACGCCTGATGTACACCG ACATGTTCTAAAGGTGGCTGGTCGATTTGAGGAGAGCCAGCGCATTCTAGACAACAACCCTGCAGCTGGTCTGGCCCAGGGTATCGCCAAAGCCTGGGAGCTTTATGGATCAGAGAG AGCAGTGGTTGTATTCTTGGTGGAAGAGAACCAACAGAACATCTTTGATCACAGATACGTCGAGAAAGAACTGTGGAAGAG GAATATCCGCTCAATACGAAGACGCTTTGATGATGTTTCTAGAACTGGGTCACTCGATCAGGACAAGAGGCTCTTTAT TGATGGCCTAGAGGTTGCAGTGGTTTACTTCCGGAATGGGTACATGCCTCAGAACTACACGACTGAAAAG AGCTGGGACGTTCGCCTGATGATGGAGCGCTCTCAGGCTGTGAAATGTCCAGATATCAGCACTCATCTGGCAGGAACCAAGAAAGTCCAGCAGGTCCTGGCCAGGCCTGGTGTTCTGGAGAAGTTCTTCCCTGACCAGCCTCAGGCGGTGGAGCTGATCCGAGCAACATTCGCAGGCCTCTACACTTTAGACATG GGTCCAGAAGGAGACAAGACGGTGGCAATGGCATTAGCAGAACCAGACCGATTTGTCCTGAAGCCTCAACGAGAAGGAGGag GTAACAACATCTACGGGTCAGAGATCTGCCAGGTTCTGGAGGCAGTGAAGGACAGCACAGAGAGGACAGCCTACATTCTGATGGATAAAATCCACCCTGCCCCCGTTCACAACTACCTGCTGAGACGAGACGCTCCCCTCAAAATGAGCACCTGCCTCAGTGAGCTGGGAGTGTTCGGAGCATATGTCAG ACGGGGTGAAGACATGGTGATGAATGAATGTGTGGGTCACCTGCTGAGGACCAAAAGTTCAGAACACTCAGACGGAGGCGTAGCGGCAGGAGTGGCCGTGCTGGACAATCCTCTCCTCATCTGA